CGAAAGTCTTTGACTTTTTTTAAATGTTCTATTAAACTAATAAACATCTTTTTTTGTAAAATAATTAGCGACCGCTATGATTTTATCAGGTAGCGATCGCTCTTTCTTTAGGTATTTTGCTCCAAAAATGAAACAGCCCTGGGGTAAAAGGGGAGCCTGTAATCTTGAAGAACAAAAAGACAAAAGTTTCAACCGTTAAGTAGTATTCCTATTCAACCAGGAATTCGGCTTTTTTATCCAAATATTAGTTTAACTCAAAAAAAAGGTTTTAACCGCTTCAATTTGGCTGCTTATTGGAAGAGGAAATATCGAGGTAAGCAAGAGAAAGAACCCTGGTATTTGTTAACTAACCTCCCCAATTTAAAAAGTGCTGTTCACATCTACAAACAACGTTATGGTATAGAAGCAATGTTTAAGGATTGCAAAACAGGAGGATATAATATTGAAGATTCAAAAACCACACCTGAGCGATTAATCAAATTAATACTTTTAATCGCATTAGCAATGACTTCCGCATGGTTGCAAGGAAACACAACGACTCTTCAAGGGCAACACCAATATGTTTGTCGTTTGACACAAACAGGTAGAACTAGAAGACGACATAGTAAATTTTGGATTTGTTTATACGGGGACAGTTGGCTGATTGGTTTTCATGAGTGCCAGTTATGGGTAGAAGAAATGCTCTCTCTTGTTGCAAATAAAAAGTCATTTTATCAACGCGGTTTGAGAGCTATAAGCCTTATAGACCAGCCGCTTTAGCGGCTTGGTCGCCCCCTGAAGCTTCTAACTTTTGTTCCCAGGTTAAACCTGGGAACAAGTTCCTTAACGATTAACTGGCGGCAAAGCTAACTGACGCACTGATGATGGCTTGTGACCATTTTCTGAAACATCCACGGTAGTTTCTTGCAATAACACTTCCCGAATTAATCGCGCTGCTACTCGCTGCGCTAAACCTCCAGCAATCTGTTTACCTAAATTCTGTGTTTCTTGCTTTAACAACAACTGCGGAATTTTCGGTAAGAATGCCAAAGCATCAAAACCAGGAGTTTCTTGCAAAATTTGCCAAATTCGTTTTATATGTTCTAACGTTTGGGAGTTTCCTGTTACGACAGGTTCTTCTTTAACTACTAACCCTACGCGCTTCTGTAAATAGAAAGCGAAATTGTTGAAAGTACTTTGTCCAAAAGTATCTACTGCTTTGATAATTTCATCAGCTAATTGATAGCGAATAAAAGCACCTCTTTCAGAAAGCAAAAATTCGAGGGTTTGATTTAAAACTTGGTTGATGTCAAAGCCATCACTATTACGAGCATTTTTTAACAAGTTTTCTAATCTATTCCACCTAAAACTGCCATTTTTAAATAACAGATCTTGCAGAGATGCTCGTAAATCTGGAGACGGATCGGTTAATAAACGTCTGGCAACATAAGGATAAGCTTTACTTAAAACTTTGAAGTTAGGATCAATATTGATGGCAATTCCTTCAAGAGTAACCAGAGAGCGGATAATTAATGCGTAATACGCTGGTACTCGGAAAGGATATTCATACATCAAAG
This Oculatellaceae cyanobacterium DNA region includes the following protein-coding sequences:
- a CDS encoding transposase; translated protein: MSLTQKKGFNRFNLAAYWKRKYRGKQEKEPWYLLTNLPNLKSAVHIYKQRYGIEAMFKDCKTGGYNIEDSKTTPERLIKLILLIALAMTSAWLQGNTTTLQGQHQYVCRLTQTGRTRRRHSKFWICLYGDSWLIGFHECQLWVEEMLSLVANKKSFYQRGLRAISLIDQPL